One genomic region from Spirulina subsalsa PCC 9445 encodes:
- the tig gene encoding trigger factor → MKVTQEKLPESQIGLAIEIPAETSKLTYERIVNDLARTIKLPGFRKGKIPRQVLIQRIGAARIRAEVVETLIQDSLQEALKQENIDPLGNYQLVSDINQLVEGYKPGEALTFTASVDVQPEVKLGDYTGLKIQAEEIPYNPAQVDEFLEEQRSRQAILAPVEGRPAQEGDVAVVDYEGRIPQEGEAEDLLIEGATATDFQMELVLGQFLDDLVNGIKGMNLGETKEISVDFPENYAREDLAGVSTRFTVTLKELKEKELPEVDDDFAEEISEFSTLAQLREHLEKRYQTEAEDKTNANVEEALVEALLEVVEVDLPKTLVNQEIDALLQQTAMRMSQYGVDVRSLFSKEMLPQLRENSRPEAIKRLSTSLALVKIAQEEGLKPEEEQVEERIQEVLGQVKDRQEVDPLKLREFVVDELLQNQAIDWLKEKAVIELVPEGTLSKPEEEETEAEESASEATVDVEATAE, encoded by the coding sequence ATGAAAGTTACCCAGGAAAAGCTCCCCGAAAGTCAGATCGGCCTAGCCATTGAAATCCCCGCAGAAACATCTAAACTGACCTATGAGCGGATAGTTAATGATCTTGCGCGCACTATTAAGCTTCCTGGGTTTCGTAAGGGGAAAATCCCGCGTCAAGTCTTGATTCAGCGCATAGGGGCTGCGCGGATTCGGGCGGAAGTGGTTGAAACCTTGATTCAGGATAGCTTGCAAGAAGCTCTGAAGCAAGAGAACATTGACCCCCTCGGCAATTACCAATTAGTGTCCGATATTAACCAACTGGTCGAGGGGTATAAGCCCGGTGAAGCTTTGACCTTCACGGCTTCTGTGGATGTGCAGCCCGAGGTTAAACTGGGTGATTATACGGGTTTAAAAATTCAGGCAGAAGAAATCCCATATAATCCTGCGCAGGTGGATGAGTTTTTAGAGGAACAACGGTCAAGACAGGCCATTTTAGCCCCTGTAGAAGGTCGCCCAGCCCAAGAGGGGGATGTGGCGGTCGTGGACTATGAAGGTCGAATCCCCCAAGAGGGCGAGGCCGAGGATTTATTGATTGAAGGGGCGACGGCGACAGATTTCCAAATGGAGTTAGTCCTGGGTCAGTTTTTGGATGATTTAGTGAATGGCATTAAAGGGATGAATTTGGGGGAAACCAAGGAAATTTCCGTGGATTTTCCTGAAAACTATGCCCGCGAGGATTTAGCTGGGGTGTCAACGCGGTTTACTGTGACGCTAAAGGAACTGAAGGAGAAAGAACTTCCCGAAGTCGATGATGATTTTGCCGAGGAGATTAGCGAGTTTTCTACGCTAGCCCAATTGCGGGAACACTTGGAAAAACGCTATCAAACGGAAGCGGAAGATAAAACCAACGCCAACGTGGAGGAAGCCTTAGTTGAGGCGTTGTTAGAGGTGGTTGAGGTAGATTTACCTAAGACCTTAGTGAATCAAGAAATTGATGCCCTGCTACAACAGACGGCCATGCGCATGAGTCAGTATGGGGTTGATGTGCGCAGTTTGTTCAGCAAGGAAATGCTTCCCCAGTTGCGGGAAAATTCTCGCCCAGAAGCGATTAAACGGCTGAGTACGTCCTTAGCCCTAGTCAAAATTGCCCAAGAAGAGGGACTGAAACCGGAGGAGGAACAAGTTGAGGAACGAATCCAAGAAGTCTTAGGGCAAGTGAAGGATCGCCAGGAGGTTGATCCGTTGAAGTTGCGAGAGTTTGTGGTGGATGAGTTACTGCAAAATCAAGCGATTGATTGGTTAAAGGAAAAGGCGGTGATTGAGTTGGTGCCGGAGGGGACGTTATCTAAGCCGGAGGAAGAGGAAACCGAAGCTGAGGAATCCGCATCGGAAGCTACAGTTGATGTGGAAGCGACGGCAGAATAA
- a CDS encoding ribonuclease J, translating into MKNNNQNASLKIIPLGGLHEIGKNTCIFEYGDEMILLDAGIGFPTDGMHGINVVLPDMTYVRENRHKIKGMIVTHGHEDHIGGIAHHLKQFDIPQIYGPRLAMALLRDKLDEAGVLERTQLNSVMPRQTVQLSPSFRVEYIRNTHSIADSFSVAITTPLGVLIHTGDFKIDHTPVDGEYFDLHRIAEYGAKGVLCLLSDSTNAEVPGHTPSEQSVYPNLDRVFAETKGRLFVTTFASSVHRVNIVLQLAQKHNRKVITLGRSMLNVIAHARELGYIKCPEDLFAPLKALYSLPDEKVLILTTGSQGETLAALTRISRKDHRQVRVKQGDTIVFSANPIPGNTLAVVDTIDRLMMLGANVVYGRHLGIHVSGHGAQEDHKLMLALAKPKFFVPVHGEHRMLVKHAQMAQNMGIPAENMVIINNGDIVELTEDRIGIAGQVPSGIELVDGAGIVHDHVMKERQQLAEDGVVTVAAAVDNNLQLLAPPAIHLRGVVSTADQTFIKQLMIRNVERLLSDYSKQISESKNGGMNWDKVCAEIENSLQRLTQRELRSRPLVIFLLQTPPTSSDDQASSTPASSRRRRRSTATMAS; encoded by the coding sequence ATGAAAAATAACAATCAAAACGCCTCCCTAAAAATCATTCCGTTAGGAGGACTCCATGAAATTGGCAAAAATACCTGTATCTTTGAGTACGGCGACGAAATGATCCTGCTTGATGCCGGGATTGGCTTCCCCACCGACGGAATGCACGGCATTAACGTAGTCCTGCCCGACATGACCTACGTCCGAGAGAATCGCCATAAAATCAAAGGGATGATCGTCACCCACGGCCACGAGGATCATATTGGCGGCATTGCCCACCACCTCAAACAGTTTGACATCCCCCAAATTTATGGCCCCCGTTTAGCCATGGCTCTCTTGCGGGATAAATTGGATGAAGCAGGCGTATTAGAACGCACCCAACTGAATAGCGTCATGCCCCGGCAAACCGTCCAACTTAGCCCCTCCTTCCGGGTGGAATACATTCGGAACACCCACTCCATCGCCGACAGTTTCAGCGTCGCCATTACCACCCCCTTGGGTGTCCTTATCCACACCGGGGACTTCAAAATTGACCACACCCCCGTAGATGGCGAGTATTTTGATCTGCACCGCATCGCCGAATATGGCGCAAAAGGCGTGTTGTGTTTATTAAGTGACTCCACCAACGCCGAAGTTCCCGGCCATACCCCCTCGGAACAGTCCGTTTATCCCAACTTAGACCGGGTATTTGCCGAAACCAAAGGTCGTCTCTTTGTCACCACCTTTGCTTCCTCCGTCCATCGGGTGAATATTGTTTTACAGTTAGCCCAAAAACATAACCGCAAAGTGATCACCTTGGGGCGTTCCATGTTAAACGTCATCGCCCACGCCCGCGAATTAGGTTACATCAAGTGTCCCGAGGATTTATTTGCCCCCCTCAAAGCCCTTTACAGTTTACCGGATGAAAAGGTCTTGATTTTAACCACAGGCTCCCAAGGGGAAACCTTAGCCGCCCTCACCCGCATTTCCCGCAAAGATCACCGCCAAGTCCGGGTAAAACAAGGGGATACCATTGTCTTTAGTGCTAATCCCATTCCCGGCAATACCTTAGCCGTAGTGGATACCATCGACCGCTTAATGATGTTGGGGGCGAATGTTGTCTATGGTCGTCATTTAGGGATTCACGTTTCCGGTCACGGGGCGCAGGAAGACCATAAATTGATGTTAGCTTTAGCCAAACCCAAGTTTTTTGTCCCCGTCCATGGAGAACACCGGATGCTGGTGAAACACGCTCAAATGGCGCAAAATATGGGCATTCCGGCGGAAAACATGGTGATCATTAACAATGGGGACATTGTAGAGTTAACGGAGGATCGGATTGGTATTGCCGGACAAGTTCCCTCGGGGATTGAGTTGGTGGATGGGGCAGGCATTGTTCATGATCATGTGATGAAAGAGCGCCAACAACTGGCCGAAGATGGCGTTGTAACTGTAGCGGCCGCTGTGGATAACAATTTACAGTTACTCGCTCCCCCAGCCATTCATTTACGCGGTGTGGTTTCTACGGCAGATCAGACCTTTATTAAGCAGTTGATGATCCGCAATGTGGAACGGTTACTCTCGGATTACAGTAAACAGATCAGCGAATCCAAAAATGGTGGGATGAACTGGGATAAAGTTTGTGCGGAGATTGAGAACAGTTTACAGCGTTTGACCCAACGGGAGTTACGCAGTCGTCCCTTAGTGATTTTCCTCTTACAAACGCCCCCCACGTCTTCGGATGATCAAGCCAGTTCCACTCCGGCGAGTTCCCGTCGTCGCCGACGTTCTACGGCAACGATGGCCTCTTAA
- the clpP gene encoding ATP-dependent Clp endopeptidase proteolytic subunit ClpP — protein MIQSRSPDYSPNSHFIHDYHSLSNSKSGQIVSGVVDSNCSNAVIPSAVIPIVIEQSGMGERAFDIYSRLLRERIIFLGTVVDDAIADSVVAQLLCLDAEDPDKDIQLYINSPGGSVYAGMAIYDTMQQVRPDVVTICYGLAASMGAFLLSGGTQGKRLALPSSRIMIHQPLGGAQGQAVDIEIQAKEILYIKNQLNEMLASHTGQPLEKIAVDTDRDFFMSAQEAKNYGLIDQVITKPGLPQIEVPLTAIQ, from the coding sequence ATGATTCAATCGCGATCGCCCGACTACTCGCCCAATAGTCATTTTATTCATGATTACCACTCTTTGAGCAACAGCAAATCGGGTCAGATTGTTTCTGGGGTGGTGGATTCTAATTGTTCTAATGCGGTAATCCCTAGTGCTGTAATCCCCATTGTAATTGAGCAATCAGGGATGGGTGAACGAGCCTTTGATATATACTCCCGTCTACTGCGAGAACGGATTATCTTTTTAGGGACGGTGGTTGATGATGCGATCGCCGATTCTGTGGTTGCCCAACTGCTGTGTCTAGATGCAGAAGACCCCGACAAAGACATTCAACTTTACATTAACTCCCCTGGGGGTTCAGTGTATGCCGGAATGGCCATCTACGACACCATGCAGCAGGTGCGGCCGGATGTCGTGACCATTTGTTATGGATTAGCCGCCAGCATGGGGGCGTTTTTACTTTCAGGGGGAACCCAAGGAAAACGTCTTGCCCTGCCCAGTTCGCGGATTATGATTCATCAACCTCTCGGAGGCGCCCAAGGACAAGCCGTAGATATAGAAATTCAAGCCAAAGAAATCCTCTATATCAAAAACCAACTGAACGAAATGCTCGCGAGTCACACAGGTCAACCCTTAGAAAAAATTGCCGTTGACACAGATCGCGACTTCTTTATGTCCGCACAAGAAGCCAAAAATTACGGTCTGATTGACCAAGTAATTACTAAACCCGGACTTCCTCAAATTGAAGTCCCCTTAACTGCAATCCAATAA
- a CDS encoding aspartate-semialdehyde dehydrogenase, translated as MSKPVHVAILGATGAVGSEFLALLAERQFPLASLKLLASERSAGQQIPFRGETLTVEAVQASSFEGVDVVLASAGGSTSKRWAKVAVEAGAVVIDNSSAFRMDPQVPLVVPEINPQAAAEHQGIIANPNCTTILLGVAIYPLHQVQPIQRVVVATYQSASGAGARAMEEVKTQAAAILRGEAPQPEILPYPLAFNLFPHNSPLKDNGYCEEELKMLQETRKIFGEPELRVSATCVRVPVLRAHSEAVNLEFSQPFLVEKAREVIAQAPGVRLVEDWQQNYFPMPMDATGEDDVLVGRIRQDLSHACGLELWLCGDQIRKGAALNAVQIAELLLERDWLKPGQHLATC; from the coding sequence TTGTCAAAACCAGTTCATGTAGCCATTCTTGGCGCAACCGGAGCCGTCGGCAGCGAGTTTTTAGCTCTACTGGCAGAGCGTCAGTTTCCGTTAGCCTCCTTGAAGTTGCTGGCTTCCGAACGTTCTGCGGGACAGCAAATCCCTTTCCGAGGGGAAACCTTGACGGTGGAAGCGGTACAAGCAAGCTCCTTTGAAGGGGTGGATGTCGTGTTGGCTTCGGCCGGGGGGTCTACGTCCAAGCGTTGGGCAAAGGTGGCCGTAGAAGCGGGGGCGGTGGTGATTGATAACTCTAGCGCCTTCCGTATGGATCCCCAAGTGCCGTTAGTGGTGCCGGAAATTAACCCCCAAGCGGCGGCGGAACATCAAGGAATTATTGCCAATCCCAACTGTACGACGATTTTGTTGGGGGTGGCTATTTATCCCCTCCATCAAGTGCAGCCGATTCAGCGTGTGGTGGTGGCTACCTACCAGTCGGCCAGTGGGGCGGGTGCGAGGGCAATGGAGGAGGTGAAAACCCAAGCGGCGGCTATTTTACGGGGAGAAGCACCCCAACCGGAAATCCTGCCCTATCCTTTGGCGTTTAATCTGTTCCCCCACAATTCCCCCCTCAAGGACAATGGGTATTGTGAGGAGGAGTTGAAGATGCTCCAGGAAACCCGTAAGATTTTCGGGGAGCCAGAGTTACGGGTGAGTGCTACTTGTGTGAGGGTTCCGGTGTTGCGGGCCCACTCGGAGGCGGTGAATTTGGAGTTTAGCCAACCCTTCCTGGTGGAAAAAGCCCGGGAGGTCATCGCTCAAGCGCCGGGAGTGCGTTTGGTGGAAGATTGGCAACAGAATTATTTCCCCATGCCAATGGATGCGACGGGAGAGGATGATGTGTTGGTGGGACGCATTCGCCAAGATTTATCCCATGCCTGTGGTTTGGAGTTGTGGTTATGTGGGGATCAAATTCGCAAGGGCGCGGCCTTAAATGCGGTACAAATTGCGGAGTTATTGCTAGAGCGGGACTGGTTAAAACCGGGTCAACATCTAGCAACCTGCTAG
- a CDS encoding superoxide dismutase, with protein MAYQLPPLPYDYTALDPYISKSTLEFHHDKHHAAYVNNYNAAVQGTDYDSQSIEEVIKAVAGDPDKAGIFNNAAQAWNHSFYWNCMKPNGGGTPTGALADKIAADFGSFEAFKEAFAKAGATQFGSGWAWLVLDGGTLKVTKTLNAENPMTAGQTPLLTMDVWEHAYYLDYQNARPKYIETFLSSLVNWDFVAQNLAAA; from the coding sequence ATGGCTTATCAATTACCCCCTTTACCCTACGATTACACGGCTTTAGACCCGTACATTTCTAAAAGTACCCTTGAGTTCCACCATGACAAGCATCATGCGGCCTATGTGAACAACTACAACGCGGCTGTTCAAGGGACTGACTATGATAGCCAAAGCATTGAAGAGGTTATCAAAGCTGTTGCAGGGGATCCGGATAAGGCGGGTATTTTCAACAATGCCGCCCAAGCTTGGAATCATAGCTTTTACTGGAACTGCATGAAACCCAATGGGGGAGGGACTCCCACCGGGGCTTTAGCGGATAAAATCGCGGCGGATTTTGGCAGTTTCGAGGCGTTTAAAGAAGCGTTTGCCAAAGCGGGAGCAACTCAATTCGGTAGTGGTTGGGCTTGGTTAGTGCTGGATGGCGGTACCCTGAAGGTAACAAAAACCCTGAATGCAGAAAATCCCATGACCGCAGGCCAAACCCCTCTGTTAACAATGGATGTGTGGGAACACGCTTATTATTTGGATTACCAAAATGCTCGTCCTAAGTATATTGAGACGTTCTTAAGTAGCTTAGTGAATTGGGATTTTGTGGCTCAAAACTTGGCGGCTGCCTAG
- the dapA gene encoding 4-hydroxy-tetrahydrodipicolinate synthase: MVEFGRVITAMVTPFSPDGTVNYALAEKLADHLVNLGSESLVVCGTTGESPTLSEEEELELFRVVQTAIGGKAKVIVGTGSNSTHEAIARSQKAAKLGVAASLQVVPYYNKPPQAGLFAHFKAIAQACPDLPLMLYNIPGRTGQSLQAETVGELAQIENIVAIKEASGSLDLVSQIRVATPPEFLIYSGDDSLTLPLLAVGGTGVVSVASHLVGDRIKAMIEAFVSGQPQTAQAMHVELFPLFKVLFCTTNPIPIKAALKLQGWDVGGLRSPLTDLPPELEGKVKSVLTDLKLL, from the coding sequence GTGGTAGAGTTCGGACGAGTTATTACAGCGATGGTTACGCCCTTTTCGCCGGATGGGACGGTGAACTATGCTCTGGCGGAAAAGTTGGCGGATCATCTCGTGAACTTGGGCAGTGAGAGTTTAGTGGTCTGTGGGACTACGGGAGAGTCTCCTACGTTGTCGGAGGAGGAGGAGTTAGAGTTGTTCCGGGTGGTGCAGACGGCCATCGGGGGGAAAGCTAAGGTAATTGTGGGAACGGGGTCAAATTCTACCCATGAGGCGATCGCCCGCAGTCAAAAAGCAGCTAAGTTAGGTGTGGCGGCGAGTTTGCAGGTGGTGCCTTACTATAACAAGCCCCCCCAAGCCGGGTTATTCGCCCATTTTAAGGCGATCGCCCAAGCTTGCCCCGATTTACCCCTAATGCTCTATAACATCCCCGGTCGCACCGGACAGAGTTTGCAAGCGGAAACGGTCGGGGAACTTGCCCAAATTGAGAACATTGTGGCGATTAAAGAAGCCAGTGGGAGTTTAGACTTAGTGAGTCAAATTCGAGTCGCCACCCCCCCAGAGTTCTTGATTTACTCCGGCGATGATTCCCTGACTTTACCCCTGTTAGCCGTTGGGGGAACGGGGGTCGTGAGTGTGGCGAGTCATTTAGTGGGCGATCGCATTAAAGCCATGATTGAGGCCTTTGTCTCCGGTCAACCCCAGACCGCCCAAGCCATGCACGTGGAACTATTCCCCCTCTTTAAAGTGTTATTCTGTACCACCAATCCCATTCCCATTAAAGCCGCCTTAAAACTTCAAGGGTGGGATGTCGGGGGACTCCGTTCCCCCTTAACCGACCTTCCCCCAGAATTAGAAGGGAAAGTGAAAAGCGTTTTAACGGATCTAAAACTCCTATAA
- a CDS encoding phage tail protein, translating into MVNASRIVENYVQENRFYVVMESQITAYFSECSGLSMDAKPKNFLEGGVNDRERSLISPAKFKPIKLKRGVTDNLLFLQWLAQTQRSQTLVKPAPNSSQGMRRNVNILIFNQAGEIMQNWTLIAAFPIGWKAPSFKAKGKGVALEEITLSYETLEISNTGVSSAVFLKNRNELGDFV; encoded by the coding sequence ATGGTTAATGCAAGCAGAATTGTTGAAAATTATGTACAGGAGAATCGATTTTATGTGGTCATGGAGTCACAAATTACCGCTTATTTTAGCGAATGTTCGGGGTTGAGTATGGATGCCAAACCCAAGAACTTTTTAGAAGGAGGAGTTAATGATCGGGAGCGTTCCCTGATTAGTCCGGCTAAATTCAAACCCATTAAATTAAAACGAGGCGTTACCGATAACTTATTATTTTTACAGTGGCTGGCGCAAACCCAACGCTCCCAAACCTTAGTTAAACCTGCTCCCAACAGTTCACAGGGAATGCGGAGAAATGTCAATATTTTAATCTTTAATCAAGCGGGGGAGATTATGCAAAACTGGACATTGATTGCCGCGTTTCCCATTGGTTGGAAAGCGCCATCATTCAAGGCAAAAGGCAAAGGAGTTGCCCTAGAAGAAATCACCTTATCCTATGAAACCTTAGAAATTTCTAACACGGGTGTAAGTAGTGCCGTGTTCTTAAAAAATCGCAATGAGTTAGGGGATTTTGTTTAG